AACAGGGGGGCTAGCAGAGGAGGTGAATGAGTCGATACTGCATTCGGCATTCATACCTTTCGGGGACATAAAGGATGTGAAGCATAGATCCTTTGGGTTCGTGACCTTCCTGGAGAAGGAAGATGCAGCTGCTCTCATGGACAACATGGATGGTGCTGAGCTCTATGGTCGAGTCCTCACTGTTAATTATGCCCTTCCTGAACGTATCAAGGGTGGCGAACAGGGTTGGGCTGCTCGACCCAGTAAGTTTTTCCTCACTCCTTCAAACCCAACTTagttctttctattttttcttccaaacttatgcttttagtttccttttggtGCATATAGTATTTGTTTCTCTTTTgggtaattttcttttattatcatctgtgattaattagaattagaagGGCCTTTTGGACAAGATGAAATGAGTTTGTCTGTATATTAGTACAGAAATCAGTATAATGCTGGTGAAGGTTTAATGCTGTAGACTAATTTGTAGAGGTTAATTATCTGAGAATAAGAGGTGCAATGTTCCAGGAGAATATTCTGAAGTCCTAGTGGTGTTGGGTTACTTAGGGTTTAGTCTATTATCTAACTCAAATTAAGGTTCAGCTCTAGGCTTCAATATaacctatcaaaagaaaaagctCTAAGCTTCAATATAACATGTAAACTGCTAATATATTTCAAACAACCTGTTGGGGCCAACTCCCTGTTATCAAAATACATGTATATTGGAACTCAACCAAAGAGGCATATGGATGTTATTGAGCGCATATGTTTGGTTCATGGAATAATCAATGCTGCTCAATAGGTCCTGCTAATAACTAATTAGGAACATGCCCcccataaaaagaaacaaagctCTGTATTGCTGTGACTTCAATATGGCGTTGTGCATGGTACTCCGTTTTTCACTTGGTTATGGGGTCTTCAAGCTGTTTACTCTAGTCAATACTTGTAATATACTCCTTTTGACTCtgatctaaaataaaaaaaaatatatactccTTTTGACGAGCCATCCTTGAGGTGGTTGTAAAATCAGTTGGATAGAGTACTCTTTCTATCTTTCGTGCTGATTAATCATGCCAAGTAGATGGAGCACCCTTTCTATTTTTAGAGACCTACAACTCTTACTTGCATCTAGTGGCCCTCAGACATGTAGATGAATAGCGAAAAACAATGTGGCTGATTTGAtgctatatataattttctGTCAAGGCTCTTGCTCTGCATTTATTTCGTTACTCATTGAAACCCAATTcctaattattttcaagaaaaagaatCAACTTTCCCAGTATTCAAGAGGACCCCTTCAAAAATGAAACTAGTAAGAAATGATACATTAAATATTGGAGATTATGTTTCTTAACCTTTTCGCCTATACtggacatttttttttgtatacttcatgtgtactGTGTATGCATCCCCTTTGGTGCTTTTATTATATGTTctcttttgcctataaaaaaaattaaaaaaatgggagaCTATCAAGGACTTTTAAAAGAGTAAATCTTCTGATGAGTGGTGACCACTGGCTGGACTGATACTAATACAAACCTTAGCTCTATTTACTTGATGTACATAATTGGGCTATAAGCCATGGAATTAGATTCTGCTTAATCACCATTTTCGGATTTGGGATAATCTTCTTTCTCTGACTAGCAGTTTGAGGATTAACCTTGTGCATGTGGGATTGATATGCATGTGGTTTTCTGTTTTGCAGTTTGGGCTGATGCTGACACATGGTTCGAACGACAACAACAAGAAGAGGAAATGCAGCGCATTCAAGCTGAGAATCGGGCTGCAATGCAGGCAGCCGAGGAGTTACACAGAAAGAAAATGGCACAGGAACGGGAAGGGGAGAAGGACGAAGAAGTAGAGGGCAAGGATGATCCCATGGCAAGGGTGgaagcatacaagagaaaaatgAACAACAGTGAGAttttgagagaatagggaatacggaagAAACTTACCCAATAActatttccaaataaacttctcttgtccccggcaaacttgaaaattttcatccttgtgCTTATGGAAGATAGGGAATGTAAAaacgagaataagaaaattacctcttaaggcACAATGTTGTTGAACggacataaaaatattttcacacGAAACTAAATAAATGAGTAATAGACAACGAAACAACCAGAtcacaagaaaacaaagaaatcaacataatgaaaaataattttgctaGTACAGATATACagcaaaattatttttcattatgttgatttttttgttttcttgtgatCTTGTTGTTTCATTGTCTATTACTCATTTATTTGGTTTCGTGTGAAAATACTTTCATTTTCGTTCAACAACGTTGTACCTTAGgaggtaattttcttattctcgttTTTACATTCCCTATCTTCCATAAGCGCaatggtggaatttttcaggtttgccaagacaagagaagtttatttggaaatagTTGTTGGATAAGTTTCTTCCGTATTCCCTTTTCTCTCAAAATCTCACAATTGTTCATTTTTCTCTTAGAGGGCAAGGATGACACATGGTTCTTTATCTTTTATGATATTAAGTTTTAATATcacatctttttatttttatttatttattattttttaaagtcttTCTATCTTTACaattaataactattttttttatttcttgtagaCTCTTAAGTTTCTACGTACTAActtgttttcacatccattatttttaaatttataaatcataCATGTATAGGTACCGTATGGTAGAAACATAATACcctttataaattaataaattattcgtttattgataaattaattaattattcatttattaataaatcaataaccactctaagaaaataatttctccATGTCCCAAgagtattaatattttataggaGTTTTaccatatatatttataatgaaGTTTAGCTTTTGCATGCTTTTatgacaaaaaatattaaaataataaaatgataagatATAAAGCcagaaaaatatgaattaaataaataatgaactTTTGTTTCATTCTTATATATcttctttataattaaatatataattttattatttaataaaatataagatattaatCCATTTACATTTCATCTTTGTTATAATTTAATATAGTAatattaaagatattttaagttttttaattatatatattaaactttctataattatttttaatcttaataatatataaattatatattcacGAGGTTATATTATCATCATGGTTTGCTCAGAGCTCTATCGATCCATCCATTGAATTGTGACTTTGtaactttttcaattcaattgtCATCATAgttcataaaatattaattcaaactcatcAAGTTATTAAcaactttttcaattcaataatCGATTTGGTTTTCAAACATTAGTTCAAACTAAGGGTGACAATTCGTGCTAACGGGTCATGTTTGTGTCATGTCAAAGTTTAAGCATTAATTCTACAAAATAGGTCAACTCAAGCAAGGTACGAATAATATTTGagttaaaaatacaaactcaaatacaatttaattattaaacatataaCAAACCATGTGACCAATTTAACAATAAGGTTCTCATGTTTAATAATGTGGTTGAATTAAGTCTTATATAAGTCTATATGATTAATATTTCAATCCGTCTTACTTATAATTCGAttgacctatttatttaaaacatttaaaatgaaTCATATATAAGTTAAACATATTAGAATTATATTAGATTAATCaacatgattattaaatatatgaattCAAGTTAAATTTGTATTATTCATATTGGCCTAAAATTAACCTATCTATTAAACAAGTTATACGTTCGATATGAATTTGACCCAATCATGATTATACACAATTATAATTCATGAAAAATGTGTTAGATTTGAATCATGTTGATGAATCGTATCAAATTTTGCCACCTTTAATTCaaacttattaaattaaaagttcAACTAAAGTATCGATGGGTATCTTTTTGACACCATACAAAAATTatcaccaataaaaaaatgCCACCTAAACAAACAATTCCTTTGCTTCGTATATATTTTgggtttgatatttttttatcattcatgtAATCTTATTACCTTATACTTAAGTTATCTTTATTCAATAATCTATATTTTCAGTATACACATGAATGAATAACAAGCTCGATAGGAGGCCAATTGGTGccacaatattttctttcaagttatttagaaaaaaagaaaaaaaaaatgaagagatcGGATATGCCTTTGGAAAAGGTAACTGAGCTTGCTGTTTTGTGAATATGCCATTGGTTATAATTAAAGAGTCCTTCTGCTGCATCCAATCATGTGGCAATACTTCCTGCCATACAAATGCCCAAACACCCACGTCTAAGTAAAGCAGTCACTCAGTGCAGGAAAAAGCTAGGTGTAAGTTGGGAACTAAACACCCTAGACTAAGCAAAGCACTCAAATCGTACTGGAAAAGTTTGGGCTTTGTAGATTACCTTTGTATCAAGATTATCTTTG
This region of Vitis vinifera cultivar Pinot Noir 40024 chromosome 5, ASM3070453v1 genomic DNA includes:
- the LOC100249250 gene encoding uncharacterized protein LOC100249250 encodes the protein MNQPVQKNTLYVGGLAEEVNESILHSAFIPFGDIKDVKHRSFGFVTFLEKEDAAALMDNMDGAELYGRVLTVNYALPERIKGGEQGWAARPIWADADTWFERQQQEEEMQRIQAENRAAMQAAEELHRKKMAQEREGEKDEEVEGKDDPMARVEAYKRKMNNSEILRE